One window from the genome of Sphingomicrobium arenosum encodes:
- the rmuC gene encoding DNA recombination protein RmuC: MDALIIALVAILCTALGLFAGWKAASRGLEPLEKEAEFLREKLSVADRDVAVMQEENKRMGEVKSLLEAVTHERDEAMQKNAAYEADKRNVDERIRDLESTKDKLVTQFREIGDMMLDKAQKEFLEKAGSRFKEADQQSEAKLNQLVGPLKELLKAQAEKIENVEKQRVGQYEGLKAVVEEVKQGQGMVRDEARNLVNALRAQPKARGRWGEKTLENVLEQAGLSEHIDYKTEVSVEGEDGKLRPDAVVNLPGGRQLIIDAKCSLNAYLDAAEEVDDDKKQAHLNQHLSSLKNHAQQLGSKAYWSQFEDSADYVIMFVPGEHFLTAALEQDNSLWDWAFERKVLLATPTNLVAIARTVASVWRQEKLAKEAGQIAALGKELHGRIATLAEHIVSMQTNLTRTNNAFNKMVGSFESQVLTQAKRFEDFGASSAKELAEPGQVEVAPRGLAKLVGGLNEAQKKSA; encoded by the coding sequence ATGGACGCGCTGATCATCGCGCTCGTCGCCATTCTTTGCACGGCGCTCGGCCTGTTCGCCGGCTGGAAGGCCGCCTCGCGCGGGCTGGAGCCGCTCGAGAAGGAAGCCGAGTTCCTGCGCGAGAAATTGTCGGTTGCCGATCGCGACGTGGCGGTGATGCAGGAAGAGAATAAGCGCATGGGGGAGGTGAAGTCGCTGCTCGAGGCGGTGACGCACGAACGCGACGAGGCGATGCAGAAAAATGCCGCATACGAGGCGGACAAGCGCAACGTCGATGAACGCATCCGCGATCTTGAATCAACCAAGGACAAACTGGTCACCCAGTTCCGCGAGATCGGCGACATGATGCTCGACAAGGCGCAGAAGGAATTCCTCGAAAAGGCCGGCAGCCGCTTCAAGGAGGCCGACCAGCAGTCGGAGGCGAAGCTCAACCAGCTCGTCGGACCGCTGAAGGAGCTGTTGAAGGCGCAGGCCGAGAAGATCGAGAATGTCGAAAAGCAGCGCGTCGGCCAATATGAGGGGCTGAAAGCGGTCGTCGAGGAGGTCAAGCAGGGGCAGGGCATGGTGCGCGACGAGGCGCGCAATCTCGTCAATGCCCTGCGGGCGCAACCCAAGGCGCGCGGACGCTGGGGCGAGAAAACGCTCGAGAATGTCCTCGAACAGGCCGGGCTATCCGAACATATCGACTATAAGACCGAGGTGTCGGTCGAAGGGGAAGACGGCAAGCTGCGCCCCGATGCGGTGGTCAACCTGCCGGGCGGTCGCCAGCTGATCATCGATGCCAAATGCTCGTTGAACGCCTATCTCGACGCGGCCGAGGAAGTCGACGACGACAAGAAGCAGGCGCACCTCAACCAGCATCTGTCGAGCCTCAAGAACCATGCGCAACAGCTTGGTTCGAAAGCCTATTGGTCGCAGTTCGAGGACAGCGCCGACTATGTCATCATGTTCGTCCCGGGCGAACATTTCCTGACCGCAGCGCTGGAGCAGGACAATAGCCTGTGGGACTGGGCGTTCGAGCGCAAGGTGCTGCTCGCGACCCCGACCAACCTCGTCGCCATCGCGCGCACGGTGGCAAGCGTATGGCGGCAGGAGAAGCTCGCCAAGGAAGCCGGGCAGATCGCCGCCTTGGGCAAGGAACTGCATGGCCGCATCGCGACGCTGGCCGAGCATATCGTGTCGATGCAGACCAACCTGACGCGCACCAACAATGCGTTCAACAAGATGGTCGGTTCATTCGAGAGCCAGGTGCTCACCCAGGCCAAGCGCTTCGAGGATTTCGGTGCCTCGTCCGCCAAGGAACTGGCCGAGCCCGGTCAGGTCGAGGTTGCCCCGCGCGGGCTCGCCAAGCTGGTCGGCGGCCTGAACGAGGCGCAGAAGAAGTCGGCCTGA
- a CDS encoding four-helix bundle copper-binding protein, with protein MSIRKMISYHPDVQGHNNEPLGDAVHHAMYCAMMCMSCADACSAEEMDMTQCVRTCSDCSDVCTATARLGARRSGSNEAVLKDMLELCARVCDACARECEGHDNPHCKLCAQICRECAEDCRKAAQTISA; from the coding sequence ATGTCGATCCGCAAGATGATCTCGTACCACCCGGACGTTCAGGGTCATAATAACGAGCCCCTGGGAGATGCCGTCCATCACGCCATGTATTGCGCGATGATGTGCATGAGCTGCGCCGATGCCTGCTCGGCCGAGGAAATGGACATGACGCAGTGCGTGCGCACCTGCTCGGATTGTTCGGACGTCTGCACCGCCACCGCCCGCCTCGGCGCGCGCCGCTCGGGCTCGAACGAAGCCGTCCTCAAGGACATGCTCGAACTGTGCGCGCGCGTCTGCGATGCCTGCGCGCGCGAGTGCGAAGGCCATGACAATCCGCACTGCAAGCTGTGTGCGCAGATCTGCCGCGAATGCGCCGAGGATTGCCGCAAGGCCGCGCAGACGATTTCGGCCTAA
- the def gene encoding peptide deformylase: MAILPIYETPDPMLRQISKPVDEVTDEHRKLIEDMFETMYDAPGIGLAAVQVGHPIRILVIDLQEPEEEGGEPVKDPRVFINPEILETSENDIPYTEGCLSVPEQFADVMRPDRIKARWLDENGKQFEEEIDGLLAVCLQHEMDHLEGVLFIDHLSKLKRDMVLKKLAKMRKTGRVAA, translated from the coding sequence ATGGCCATATTACCGATCTACGAGACCCCGGACCCCATGCTCCGGCAGATTTCCAAGCCCGTTGACGAAGTCACCGACGAGCATCGCAAGCTCATCGAGGACATGTTCGAGACCATGTACGACGCCCCCGGCATCGGGCTGGCGGCGGTGCAGGTCGGGCATCCCATCCGCATCCTCGTGATCGACCTACAGGAGCCCGAGGAAGAGGGCGGCGAGCCGGTCAAGGATCCGCGTGTCTTCATCAACCCCGAGATCCTCGAGACCTCGGAGAATGACATTCCCTATACCGAGGGCTGCCTGTCGGTCCCCGAGCAGTTCGCCGACGTCATGCGCCCCGACCGCATCAAGGCGCGCTGGCTCGACGAGAATGGCAAGCAATTTGAGGAGGAGATCGACGGCCTCCTCGCGGTCTGCCTCCAGCACGAGATGGATCATCTCGAAGGCGTGCTCTTCATCGACCATCTGTCGAAGCTGAAGCGCGACATGGTGCTGAAGAAGCTCGCCAAGATGCGGAAGACCGGCCGGGTGGCCGCCTGA
- the recR gene encoding recombination mediator RecR, producing the protein MASPELDALTQALARLPGLGPRSARRAVLHLIKKRETSLVPLLKALETVSETLETCDICGNVDTHNPCGICTDPRRDEKSLCVVEEVADLWALDRSKLFPGKFHVLGGRLSALDGVRPEDLAIDKLVARIEAGGVEEVVLAMNATLEGQTTAHYLAERLERFPLRITQLASGMPVGGELDYLDEGTLAQALRLRRPVA; encoded by the coding sequence ATGGCATCGCCCGAACTCGACGCGCTCACGCAGGCGCTCGCCCGGCTCCCGGGTCTAGGACCGCGCTCGGCGCGGCGCGCGGTGCTGCACCTCATCAAGAAGCGCGAGACCAGCCTCGTGCCGCTGTTGAAGGCGCTCGAAACCGTATCAGAGACGCTCGAGACCTGCGATATCTGCGGCAATGTCGACACGCACAATCCGTGCGGCATCTGCACCGACCCGCGCCGCGACGAGAAATCGCTCTGCGTCGTCGAGGAGGTTGCCGACCTGTGGGCACTCGACCGCTCCAAGCTCTTCCCCGGCAAGTTTCATGTGCTCGGCGGGCGGCTGTCTGCCTTGGACGGTGTGCGTCCCGAGGACCTTGCCATCGACAAGCTCGTGGCGCGCATCGAGGCGGGCGGGGTCGAGGAAGTCGTGCTCGCGATGAACGCCACCCTCGAGGGGCAGACCACCGCCCATTATCTCGCCGAGCGGCTGGAGCGCTTTCCGCTGCGCATCACCCAGCTGGCGAGCGGCATGCCGGTCGGCGGCGAGCTCGATTATCTCGACGAAGGCACGCTGGCGCAAGCGCTGCGGCTACGGCGTCCAGTCGCTTGA
- the fmt gene encoding methionyl-tRNA formyltransferase: MRVIMMGSPDFAVPTLDAIVEAGHELVAVYSQPPRPAGRGKKEQPTAVHARAEALGIPVFTPKSLKKPEPQAQFAALEADVAIVAAYGLILPQAVLDMPRLGCVNVHGSILPRWRGAAPVQRAIMAGDETTGVTLMQMEAGLDTGPMLMKRETPIAAKDAAALTEELAHMGADMVAQWLADPQAFTAEAQPEGGVTYAAKIDKAEARVDWSQPATHVQRHIQGLSPFPGTWTEHDGTRLKLLAADPATGSGAPGTVLDDALTIACGDGAIRITRAQRAGKGAQDVGELLRGYAIGKGDRLS; the protein is encoded by the coding sequence ATGCGTGTGATCATGATGGGAAGCCCCGATTTCGCCGTGCCCACCCTCGACGCCATCGTCGAGGCCGGGCATGAGCTCGTCGCCGTCTACAGCCAGCCGCCTCGTCCCGCAGGTCGCGGCAAGAAGGAACAGCCGACCGCGGTCCACGCGCGCGCCGAAGCACTCGGCATCCCCGTTTTCACCCCAAAGTCGCTGAAGAAGCCCGAACCGCAGGCACAGTTCGCCGCGCTTGAGGCCGATGTGGCGATCGTCGCCGCCTATGGCCTGATCCTGCCGCAGGCGGTGCTCGACATGCCGCGGCTCGGCTGCGTCAATGTGCATGGTTCGATCCTGCCGCGCTGGCGGGGGGCGGCGCCGGTGCAGCGCGCGATCATGGCGGGCGACGAAACGACCGGCGTCACGCTGATGCAGATGGAAGCCGGGCTCGACACGGGGCCGATGCTGATGAAGCGCGAAACGCCCATCGCCGCCAAGGACGCCGCCGCGCTGACCGAGGAACTGGCGCACATGGGCGCCGACATGGTGGCCCAATGGCTCGCCGACCCGCAGGCCTTCACCGCCGAGGCGCAACCCGAGGGCGGCGTCACTTACGCCGCCAAGATCGACAAGGCCGAGGCGCGGGTCGACTGGTCGCAGCCCGCCACCCACGTCCAGCGCCACATCCAGGGCCTCTCCCCCTTCCCGGGCACCTGGACCGAGCATGACGGCACGCGCCTCAAGTTGCTCGCCGCCGACCCCGCGACAGGCAGCGGCGCTCCCGGCACCGTCCTCGACGACGCGCTGACCATCGCCTGCGGTGACGGCGCGATCCGCATCACCCGCGCCCAGCGCGCGGGCAAGGGCGCGCAGGATGTCGGCGAACTGCTTCGCGGCTATGCCATCGGCAAGGGCGATCGCCTGTCGTGA
- the truA gene encoding tRNA pseudouridine(38-40) synthase TruA, translating into MTRWRLTVEFDGQPFMGWQRQDHGPSVQQSIEEAVQRMTGEEARIHCAGRTDAGVHGLAMTAHVDLDKDLTPFRLCEGLNALLRPDPVAILAAEPVADDWHARFSCIGRRYLYRILNRRASATLTRGKVWHVPQELDVDAMAKAARHLEGHHDFTTFRSVNCQSQSPVKTLDRLSVERAGDEVHFHVAARSFLHHQVRSMVGTLALVGKGQWTPDDVRAALEAKDRQALGLNAPPDGLYFVEALYPED; encoded by the coding sequence GTGACCCGCTGGCGTCTCACGGTAGAATTCGACGGTCAGCCCTTCATGGGCTGGCAGCGACAGGATCACGGCCCCTCGGTGCAGCAGAGCATCGAGGAAGCGGTTCAACGCATGACCGGCGAGGAAGCGCGGATCCACTGCGCGGGCCGCACCGATGCGGGCGTCCATGGCCTTGCCATGACCGCCCATGTCGACCTCGACAAGGACCTCACGCCTTTTCGCCTTTGCGAGGGCCTCAACGCGCTGCTGCGCCCCGACCCCGTCGCCATCCTCGCTGCCGAGCCGGTCGCCGACGACTGGCACGCCCGTTTCAGCTGCATCGGGCGTCGCTATCTCTATCGCATCCTCAACCGCCGTGCCTCCGCGACGCTGACGCGCGGAAAGGTCTGGCACGTGCCGCAGGAGCTCGATGTCGACGCCATGGCAAAGGCCGCGCGCCATCTCGAAGGGCATCACGACTTCACCACCTTCCGTTCGGTCAATTGCCAGTCGCAAAGCCCGGTCAAGACGCTCGACCGCCTCTCCGTCGAGCGCGCGGGCGATGAAGTGCATTTCCACGTCGCCGCGCGCAGCTTCCTCCACCACCAGGTTCGCTCGATGGTCGGTACGCTCGCGCTCGTCGGCAAGGGACAATGGACTCCCGACGACGTGCGCGCCGCATTGGAAGCCAAGGACCGCCAGGCATTGGGCCTCAATGCGCCGCCCGACGGTCTCTATTTCGTCGAAGCGCTCTACCCCGAGGACTGA
- a CDS encoding pyridoxal-dependent decarboxylase, exosortase A system-associated has protein sequence MKAMGAVPAGFVAAPNGALEIERHPVGYWVEKAGGTPLFLYDVERIERQVAAFRAAMPERLALHYAVKANPFGPLLDRMAGLVDGFDLASRGEIARVAHHDLPKSLAGPGKSLPDHEAALRAGVVVHVESEGEAQRLCDIATHVGIRPKVAVRVNPPFLLKGAGMKMGGLASAFGVDSERVPNLVAWLIDQQVDFRGYHVYAGSQSLSEDAIVAAQKATLDLVVDITQKTGEMPAEVNLGGGFGIPYYAGETPLSLRVIGEGLGQVLKGLPEEFADTKLIVELGRWLVGEAGVYLTRILDIKKSGGQTFAVTDGGLQHMLAATGNFGQFLRRNYPIVNATRFAEEASVSMNVVGRLCTPLDLLGDQVMMPADTQVGDDIAIFCAGAYGLTASPHDFLSQPKALEMLAQSSG, from the coding sequence GTGAAGGCAATGGGGGCAGTTCCGGCGGGCTTTGTGGCAGCGCCCAATGGCGCGCTCGAAATCGAACGGCATCCCGTCGGCTATTGGGTCGAGAAGGCGGGGGGGACGCCGCTGTTCCTCTACGACGTGGAGCGGATCGAGCGCCAGGTCGCGGCCTTTCGCGCTGCCATGCCCGAGCGACTCGCGCTGCATTATGCGGTCAAGGCCAATCCCTTCGGCCCGCTGCTCGACCGGATGGCGGGGTTGGTCGACGGCTTCGATCTCGCCTCGCGCGGCGAGATCGCGCGGGTGGCGCATCACGATCTGCCCAAGTCGCTCGCGGGACCGGGCAAGAGCCTGCCCGATCATGAGGCGGCGCTGCGCGCAGGCGTGGTCGTCCATGTCGAAAGCGAGGGCGAGGCGCAGCGATTGTGCGATATCGCCACCCATGTCGGTATCCGCCCCAAGGTGGCGGTGCGGGTCAATCCGCCATTCCTGCTGAAAGGTGCGGGAATGAAGATGGGCGGGCTCGCCTCGGCCTTTGGCGTGGATAGCGAGCGGGTCCCCAACCTCGTCGCCTGGCTGATCGACCAGCAGGTCGATTTTCGCGGCTATCATGTCTACGCCGGATCGCAGAGCCTGTCGGAAGACGCCATTGTGGCGGCGCAGAAGGCGACGCTCGATCTGGTCGTCGACATCACGCAGAAGACCGGCGAAATGCCCGCCGAGGTCAATCTGGGCGGCGGGTTCGGCATTCCTTATTATGCGGGCGAGACGCCGCTGTCGCTGCGGGTGATCGGCGAAGGGCTGGGGCAGGTATTGAAAGGGCTGCCCGAGGAGTTCGCCGACACCAAGCTGATTGTCGAACTGGGGCGCTGGCTCGTGGGCGAGGCGGGGGTCTATCTGACCCGCATCCTCGACATCAAGAAGAGCGGGGGGCAGACCTTCGCGGTGACCGACGGGGGCCTCCAGCACATGCTCGCGGCGACCGGCAATTTCGGGCAGTTTCTCCGGCGCAATTACCCCATCGTCAATGCGACGCGCTTCGCCGAGGAGGCCAGCGTGTCGATGAACGTGGTGGGGCGGCTATGCACCCCGCTCGACCTGCTGGGCGACCAGGTGATGATGCCGGCGGACACGCAGGTCGGGGACGATATCGCGATCTTCTGTGCGGGCGCCTATGGGCTGACCGCGAGCCCGCACGACTTCCTCTCGCAGCCCAAGGCGCTGGAGATGCTGGCTCAGTCCTCGGGGTAG
- a CDS encoding AMP-binding protein: protein MKAQPLDHLTRFGAPEAPALELGEEVLTYGAMEQAVGRLARWLIDEGLAPGDRVASYGGKDMVTCLMPMAAARAGLVHVPINPVLKARQVAYILADSGARLLLANELRARSVDSDVPVSWIDPLALEGAGMGASDHDPDGLVALLYTSGSTGAPKGVMLSHANLWLGAEAVADYSAITPETRTLAVLPLAFDYGQNQLLATWRGGGCAIGFDYLLPNDVKKAVLRHRANYLGGIPPLWHQLVALDWGEAGRELRTLTNTGGHMSEPLYRQLKESFPQARVHLMYGLTEAFRAASLDPDLADTHRGSVGRAIPHAELMVVREDGSPCNPGEEGELVQAGPLVAQGYWQAPEKTAERFRPAPAHSRYGGTAVWSGDRFVRDEEGLLYFRSRADAMIKVSGNRLSPTEVEEVALGAAGVREAVVTAMPDAALGGAIVLHVVGDGDDAALMSHFRRAAPSHFLPRHILWHDVFPKGATGKVDRKALEAMQ from the coding sequence ATGAAGGCACAGCCGCTCGATCATCTCACCCGCTTCGGGGCGCCCGAAGCCCCCGCGCTCGAATTGGGCGAGGAGGTGCTGACCTATGGCGCGATGGAGCAGGCGGTGGGGCGGCTGGCGCGCTGGCTGATCGATGAGGGGCTGGCGCCCGGCGACCGAGTGGCAAGCTATGGCGGCAAGGACATGGTGACCTGCCTGATGCCCATGGCGGCGGCGCGGGCGGGGCTGGTCCATGTGCCGATCAACCCGGTGCTGAAAGCGCGCCAGGTCGCGTATATCCTCGCCGACAGCGGGGCGCGGCTGCTGCTTGCCAACGAATTGCGCGCGCGCTCGGTCGACAGCGATGTGCCGGTGAGCTGGATCGATCCGCTGGCCTTGGAGGGCGCAGGGATGGGCGCGTCGGATCATGATCCGGACGGCCTCGTCGCCTTGCTCTACACCTCGGGTTCCACGGGTGCCCCCAAGGGAGTGATGCTGAGCCATGCCAATCTGTGGCTCGGGGCCGAGGCGGTGGCGGATTATAGCGCGATCACGCCCGAGACGCGGACGCTGGCCGTGCTGCCGCTGGCGTTCGATTATGGGCAGAACCAGTTGCTCGCGACCTGGCGCGGCGGGGGCTGCGCGATCGGCTTCGACTATCTGCTGCCGAATGACGTGAAGAAGGCGGTGCTGCGCCACCGGGCCAATTATCTCGGCGGGATCCCGCCCTTGTGGCACCAGCTGGTCGCACTCGACTGGGGCGAGGCGGGCAGAGAGCTTCGGACGCTGACCAATACCGGCGGGCATATGAGCGAGCCGCTCTATCGCCAGCTGAAAGAGAGTTTTCCGCAAGCGCGCGTGCATCTCATGTACGGCCTCACCGAAGCCTTCCGCGCCGCCAGTCTCGATCCCGACTTGGCCGACACGCATCGGGGCAGCGTCGGCAGGGCCATTCCGCATGCCGAGCTGATGGTGGTGCGCGAGGACGGAAGTCCCTGCAATCCGGGCGAGGAAGGCGAGTTGGTGCAAGCGGGGCCGCTGGTGGCACAGGGCTATTGGCAAGCCCCCGAGAAAACCGCCGAGCGCTTCCGTCCCGCGCCCGCGCATAGCCGCTATGGCGGCACGGCGGTGTGGTCGGGGGATCGCTTCGTGCGCGATGAAGAGGGGCTTCTCTATTTCCGCTCGCGCGCCGATGCGATGATCAAGGTGTCGGGCAACCGATTGAGCCCGACCGAAGTCGAGGAAGTGGCGCTCGGCGCGGCGGGGGTGCGCGAGGCGGTAGTGACGGCCATGCCCGACGCGGCGCTGGGGGGGGCGATCGTGTTGCACGTGGTCGGTGATGGCGATGACGCGGCTTTAATGTCCCATTTTCGGCGTGCCGCACCTTCGCACTTCTTGCCCCGGCATATCCTGTGGCATGACGTCTTTCCCAAGGGGGCGACCGGCAAGGTCGACCGCAAGGCGTTGGAGGCGATGCAGTGA
- a CDS encoding acyl carrier protein, which translates to MSAVEQPQDAQSDAATVDATVADLLVEIVGLDADQVSRMDEASELFGALPEFDSMAVAQFLTALEERLGVLIEDDDVDAEDFLTYGRLIAFARRLALG; encoded by the coding sequence ATGAGCGCAGTCGAGCAACCCCAGGACGCCCAGAGCGATGCCGCCACGGTCGACGCCACCGTCGCCGACCTCCTCGTCGAGATCGTCGGTCTCGATGCCGATCAGGTGTCGCGCATGGACGAGGCGTCCGAACTGTTCGGCGCGCTGCCCGAATTCGATTCGATGGCGGTGGCGCAGTTCCTGACCGCGCTGGAAGAGCGCCTCGGCGTCCTCATCGAGGACGATGACGTCGACGCCGAGGACTTCCTCACCTACGGCCGCCTCATCGCCTTCGCGCGGCGACTGGCGCTGGGCTAG